The sequence AGACGTTTATAAAACTCAGGTATACAAACTTGCCAAATATATCAACAGAAACGCGGAAATTATCCCCGTAGAAATTATTACTAAAGCGCCTTCAGCCGAGTTGAGACCCGATCAAAAAGACCAGGACACTCTACCCCCCTACGAAATTCTTGACCGCATACTACAATTGTATCTTGAAGAACAAAAAGAAATAAATGAAATCAACGAGGAAATTAACGACTACGAAACGGTCTATAAAGTATTGAGAATGGTCGACTTGAATGAATTCAAACGGAAACAAGCTCCCCCTGTCTTAAGGATTTCGACTAAAGCTTTCGGTTACGGCCGACGGTATCCGATAGTACAGGGTTGGAGAAAATAAATTATGAACTATTTAACTCAGTCATATCGTTTATAATAAAAATGGTATCAGTATGAAACTCAAATTGATTTTACTTCTTTTGATCCCTTTCATTGCAGGGGCTCAATTCGGTTTACAAAAAAATATTTTGAAAATGGAATTGGTGGAAGGGCAGGATGTCGCTTATCCCAATTCAAATTATAGATTTGCCGTTAAACTGAACATCTCAGAAGAATGGCATATCAATTCCAATAATCCGAATGAAGATTTTCTTATACCGACAAGGCTTGTAAGCGAAGACCCGAGATTTCAGTTTGCTAAGATTGTATATCCGGAAGCGAAGGACTTGAAATTCGAATTCTCGGATAAGCCGGTGTCTGTGTTCGACGGAACAATTTATATCGGCGCTCTTTTGAGGATTGACGCCGCGCTTGATGAAGGCTACTACAGTATACCAATTAAAATTACATACCAGGCTTGTAATAATCAAAGTTGTCTACCGCCGTCAAGTTTGACCGATACCTTGCATATCAAAGTTGTAAACGAAGATACTCCCGTTACCGAACTGAATTCCGAGATATTGGGAAACATCGATTTCGGAAAGGCGAGCATTGAAGAGAGTAATGATAATACAATCGCTTCGACTTTGGAATCGAGCGGTTTGTTGCTTAGCCTTTTGTTTGTCTTCCTGGGAGGTTTGGCTTTGAACCTTACTCCCTGTGTTTATCCGTTAATACCGATCACGGTAGGTTATTTCGGCGGACAAAGCGAAGGCAGAACCGGAAGACTCTTCCTGTTGGGTTCTCTTTATGTGCTCGGCATGGCGTTGACTTATTCCGTAATCGGGGTTATTACTGCGCTGAGCGGAGCTGTCTTCGGCAGCCTTTTGCAGAATACAATAGTAATTGTAGGGATAGCTGTGCTATTTGTTGTGTTGTCATTGAGTCAATTCGGCGTTTATGAATTCAAATTGCCCGACTCATGGGTTATGAAAGCAGGCGGAGCAAAATCGGGATATTTCGGAGCATTTTTTATGGGCTTAACGATGGGAATTGTTGCAGCTCCGTGTATAGGACCGTTTGTTCTCGGATTGGTAACTTATGTCGCCGCAAAGGGAGACCCCGTCTATGGTTTCTGGCTCTTCTTTGTTATGGCATTGGGCCTCGGATTACCGTATCTTTTCCTGGCTCTCTTTTCAGGTAAAATTAAAAGCTTACCGCGTGCGGGGGACTGGATGGAAGGCGTCAAACATGTTTTCGGATTTTTACTGCTCGGCATGGCAGTCTATTTTGTAGCTCCATTATTTCCTAAGGAAATAAATTCATACTTTCTCCCGATATTTGGTATAGCGGCTGCGGTAATACTATTGGTGTTTGACAGGACGGCAAATAATATTAAAGGATTTAGGATTTTCAAAACGGTCTTTTCGATTATCGTACTGGCTTTGTCGGTTTATTCATTGATTCCCGCCGACAAACCTGAATTGCCGTGGGAAAAATTTACAGACGAGAAATATCAGATTTCTCTCGATAATGGTGAAAAAATGATAATCGATTTTTATGCCGATTGGTGTATTCCCTGTAAGGAACTCGAAGCGATAACTTTCGCCGACGCCAAAGTTGCCGGGAAGATGAAGGAATTCAAATTATTCAAAGTAGATATGACGCAAACTATTTCGGATGAAACCGAAAAACTCAGGAATAAATTTAATATAGTCGGTATGCCTACTGTATTGATTATCGATTCAAGCGGCAGGGAAGTTGAAAGATTAACAGGTTTTGTACAGCCAAAAGAATTTTTTGAAATAATTAATGCCGTAGAGTGAATTTAGGCATTTAATTTTGAAAATAGTTTTCATATTTTAATAAACGACAATAAGACAAATTAACTTATTTAAGAGAATAACAAAATGGCAAAAGCAAGTAAAATAGTTGAAGATGTAACAGTACGATTTGCCGGCGATTCCGGCGACGGCATGCAGTTAACGGGAACACAATTCACGGAAACAACTGCAATTGTAGGCAACGATCTAAGCACGCTTCCCGATTTTCCAGCAGAAATACGAGCCCCTGCCGGTTCATTATCCGGCGTTAGCGGATTTCAGCTTCATTTCAGCAGCAGCGAGATTCAAACTCCGGGCGACTCGCCCGACGTTCTCGTGGCAATGAACCCTGCCGCGCTAAAAGTTAATTTGCCCGATTTGAAACCTGGCGGCACTATTATAGTCAATACGGATTCGTTCGACGACAAAAACTTACGCCTTGCAAAGTATAATTCCAATCCGCTCGAGGACGGCTCGCTCAGTAACTACAATGTAATCCCTATCCCCCTTACGCAGATGACGATGGAAACGCTGAAAGATATGGAGCTATCCGTTAAAGACAAAGAAAAATGTAAGAATTTCTTTGCTCTCGGATTGATGTACTGGATGTACAACAGGCCAATCGACGTTACACTAAAGTGGCTCGAAACGAAGTTCAAAAACAAGCCCGAAATTATGGAAGCCAACAAAAAAGCCTTGATGGCAGGCTATAATTTTGGAGAAACCACGGAAATATTTACTACGAGATTCGAAGTCAAAGCGGCAGAATTGCCCAAAGGAAAATATCGCAATATTTCCGGCAACGAAGCTACGGCGCTCGGCTTTGTAACGGCTTCTTTGAAAAGCGGTTTGAAATTATTTCTGGGCTCGTACCCGATCACTCCCGCTTCGGAAATACTGCATGAACTGAGTAAATACAAAGAGTTTGACGTCGTAACGTTTCAGGCGGAAGATGAAATTGCCGGAATCAGTTCTGCCATCGGCGCCTCGTTTGCAGGGGCTTTAGCAATTACCACTACTTCTGGTCCTGGATTCTCTCTGAAGAGCGAAGCGTTGGGACTAGCGCTAATTACGGAATTGCCGCTGATTGTGGTAGACGTGCAAAGAGGCGGTCCGAGTACGGGTTTGCCCACAAAAACCGAACAGGCAGACCTATTGCAAGCGTTTTTCGGCAGACACGGCGAAGCTCCGCTTGCTATTATAGCCGCCAAAAGCCCGGCGGATTGTTTCTATATGGCTATTGAAGCTTCGAGAATCGCCACCAAATATATGACCCCAGTTGTGCTTTTGACCGACGGATATCTTGCAATGGGATCGGAGCCGCTCAGAATTCCCGATTTTGAAGAACTTCCGGATATCAGTGTGAAATTCCGTACAGACCCCGAAGGATTTTATCCTTATTTGAGAGACGAAAAACTGAGCAGACCTTGGGCAATACCCGGCACGCCCGGTTTGGAGCATCGAATCGGCGGTTTGGAAAAACAAAATATCTATGGATCGATCAGTTACGACCCGGATAACCACGAAGAAATGGTTAAAATAAGAAAACAGAAAATCGACAATATTGCCAATGATATACCCGAACTGAAAGTGGACGGCAGTGATACGGACGAATTACTGATACTCAGCTGGGGTAGCACTTACGGAGCTATAAAAGAAGCTTTACGCAACGCGCGTAAACAAGGATACAAAGTGGCTCATGCTCATTTGACGTATCTCAATCCGTTCCCGCGTAACATAAAAGATGTGCTCGATAAATACGAAAAAGTGCTTATTCCGGAACTCAACACCGGTCAGCTGGCTTTGCTTATTAAAGGAAGATTTTTGAAAGACGTTATCCAATTGAACAAGGTTAAAGGACGTCCTTTCAAAGTTGCCGAAATTGAAAATAAAATATACGAAGTACTCGGAGGTACTAATGGAAACTAAGAATTTGGAGACTAAACCTAAATATACAGCGAAAGACTTTTCATCCGACGTAGATGTCAAATGGTGTCCGGGCTGCGGCGATTATTCTATCCTTGCGCAGGTTCAGCGAACCTCGCCCGATTTTGGCGAATTAAAAGAGAACATCGTTTGGGTTTCGGGTATCGGCTGCTCGAGCAGATTTCCATACTATATGAATACATACGGATTTCACGGAATCCACGGTAGAGCCGCCGCAATTGCAACCGGCGTTAAACTGGCAAACCCGAAATTGCAGGTATGGGTGGCTACGGGCGACGGCGATTCTTTGAGTATAGGCGGCAATCATTTTATTCACGCATGCAGAAAAAATATGGATATTAAAATTGTCCTGTTCAACAATAAAATTTACGGATTGACAAAGGGACAATATTCGCCTACTTCCGAAAAGGGCAAAATTACCAAATCTTCGCCATATGGAACAGTCGATTTTCCGTTTAATGCAAGTAAACTTGCCGATGCTGCCGGCGCCACTTTTTTTGCCAGAACTATCGACAGAGAACCTAAACATATGCAGGAAATGTTGAAAAGAGCGGCTGCTCACAAAGGTCTTGCAGTGGTTGAAGTATATCAAAATTGTCCGATATTTAACGACGGCGCGTACGCTCCTCTTACCGATAAAACTTCCAAGGAAGATTATGTGCTTTATTTGGAACACGGGAAACCTTTAGTCTTCGGTAAAAATAAAGATAAAGGCATTAAACTCGATGGATTGCAGCCTGTGGTTATCGACTTGAATGACGGGAAACACTCGGTTGACGATTGCTGGGTTCACGACGAATTCGATACTGATCCCACAAGAGGTTTTATTCTTGCCAGATTTATCGATATGGATCATATGCCGACGCCCATTGGAGTTTTCCGACAGGTTCACAAGCCTACTTACGACGAAGAGTATTGGAATCAGGTCGAATACGTCAAATCCAAAAAGGGAGCGGGCGATTACAACAAACTAATGTATAGCGTTAATACATGGGATGTTGAGTAATTAATTATCCGCAAGGGCTGCGGATTACGCAGCCCTTTTTTTATTTCCCGCCATTTCAATATTTTTAATTCTTAAAAGTAACTCTGTTATGAACTATTATACCGAACTGAAAAATATTCTGGATTCTCACGAATCTTTTACTATTACTTCGCACGTCAATCCCGATGCTGATGCAATTTGTTCCGAGATTGCGTGTTTTCTTCTTCTTAAAAGATTGAATAAAAAAGTAAAAATTATCAACCACAGTCCTACGCCCGACAATCTGAAATTTCTTGATGAAACCGGAGACGTGGAATTATATAATCCGGACAAACATGACGACTACATAATGAGTTCCGAGGTCGTCTTGTTCCTCGATTTGAACGGCATAAGCAGAACGAAGAGCATGGAAAGTATACTACGCAAGTCGAACGCCAAAAAAGTATGTATCGATCATCATCAGGAACCGGAAAATTGCTTTGACTTTCTGCTGGTGGAAACCGAAGCAGCCGCCACGGGGGAAATTTTGTACGATTTTATAAAATCGACTAAGATTATGGAAATCGACTACCAGATTGCTCTCCAACTGTACAGCGCTATTATGACCGATACCGGCTCCTTCCGTTACGAAAGAACTTCGCCTAAGATTCATGCAATAGCCGGCGAACTTCTCACAAAAGGCGTCAATCCCACCGAAGTATACGATAAAATTTACAATCAAACCGACTTAAACAATTTGCGATTGCTCGGAAAAGCCATTAGCAGTATTACTACAGCTTTGAACGGAAGAGTCGCGTATATGGTTATTACTCAGGCTGACCTGCGGCAGTACGGCGCCAAAGAGAGCGACGTTGACGGATTTGTAACTTATTGCATGGCCGTTAAAAATGTGGTTGTCGGGTTGTTGTTCCTTGAATTGGAAGACGGTATAAAAATTAGTTTCCGATCGAAAGGAAATATAAAAGTAAATAAATTGGCGGCTGAATTCGGGGGCGGCGGACATATTAACGCCTCCGGCGCCAGACTTTACGACAAGGATATCGACAAATTAATAAAGAACGTAATCCTGGAGGCTCAAAAATATATAGGAGATTAAATGTTATTCAGACTAAAAATCAACGCGAAAAACGATGAAATAAAATTCGGCAAAAAATGCTCTTCTCCTGAAATTCTTTGTCGACACACAAAAATTGGATAAGCAACTGGAAAGTTTTCTCGGATTGCTCAATTTGAAAATCAATCCTTTGTATAAAGAAAAATTTCTCGATAAAGAAACAAACGAAATTAAATTTCATTCATCCGAAGGCGATCCGGTTGCAGTGATTCTCAAAAAAATCAAAACAGACCGTGAATTTAACTCGGATTTTTTCCGCGATTATCTTGCGGGCTTGATGATTAAATTGAAAAATGAACCGGTGGATTCAATGACTCTCATTGTTCCGCCCTTTAAAGATTTTGAAAAATATTTTGCCGGAGAAAAAGAATTTCTCCGTTCAATGGCAGAAGGTTTGCAACTGGGAAATTATTCTTTCGACAACTATAAATCGACGGCTAAAAAAGCAAGGCCGTTCGAAGTAAATCTTCACTATTCCGATAACTCGCTGCTTAAACGCGTTGTGACGGATACAAATTATGTAATGAATGCGGTTTTTATGGCTCGAGATTTAGTAAATGAACCTGCAATCAAATTGACTCCCTTGGAATTGGCGTCGCGCGCTAAAAAAGAACTTGCATTGCCCGGAGTTAAAGTAATTGTATGGAACAAGAAAGAACTCGAAAAAAGAAAGATGAATGCAATTCTTGCAGTGGGAGGGGCGAGCGATAATCCTCCTTGTATGATTATTATCCACTATAAACCGGCTAAATCGGCTAAGAAAAAAATTGCTCTGGTTGGCAAAGGAGTAACATACGATTCAGGAGGCTTGTCGATAAAACCTACTTCGGGTATGCTCGATATGAAAGCCGACATGGCGGGCGGCGCGGCGGTAATCGGCGCAATTAAAGCGGCGGCATTATTGAAATTACCCGTTGAGTTAATCGGCGTTGTGCCTGCCGTAGAAAATATGATCGGCGGAAAATCTTATAAACCTGGCGACGTAATTATTTCCGCTTCGGGTAAAACTATCGAAGTTAAAGACACTGACGCAGAAGGAAGAATAATTCTGGCCGACGCTCTCCATTATGTATCCGGGCAAAAACCGCATCAGATTATCGACTTTGCAACTTTAACCGGCGCATGCGTTGTTGCTTTGGGAGAAATAGCCGCAGGATTATTTACTGAAAATAACGAACTGGCGGAGGGACTCCTTCAAGCGTCCAATACTACTTACGAAAGACTCTGGCAAATGCCGTTCTGGAGCGATTACGAAAAAATGATTGAAAGCGAAATTGCAGACGTTGCGAATTTAGGACCCCGCTGGGGCGGAGCAATAACCGCAGGTAAATTTTTGCAAAATTTTGTCGACCCCGATATACCGTGGGCTCATATCGATATTGCCGGACCGGCGCTAAAGCATAAATCCCGCTCGTATACCGAGAAATATAATACAGGCTTCGGCGTTAGGTTGATAATTGATTATTTATTATATACAATTAATAACGGCAAATAATTATTTTTAAAATTGAACTTAAAATAACAAGAGGGAGTTTATATGAGTAAATCATTTGAAGTTATAGAAAGAGTCGGAATTTCGACCGAAAGCATTTCCGAAGCTATCAAAAGCGTTCTTAAAGAAGCTAACGAAGAAAAACCGGTTGCCTGGTTCGAAGTTGTCGAACAGCGCGGAAGATTGACTTCCGACGGCAGCGTGGAATTTCAGGTCAAAATTAAAATAGGTCGTAAACTATAAAAAGAAAGGAAGAAAAATGGCTTTAAAAATTGGAGACAAAGCCCCGGATTTCGCATTGAAAAATGCAGACGGCACGACATATAAATTGTCGGATTACCAAGGCAAGAAAAACGTAGTTCTTCTCTTTTTCCCGGCAGTCGGTTCATCCGTCTGCGAAAAAGAACTCTGCTCGACACGCGACAGCATGAAAGATTACGAAAGTCTTGAAGCGCAAGTCTTCGCTATCAGCGTTGACGGACCCTTTGCTCAAAAACTTTGGGCGGACAAACATCAATTCAATTTCCCGTTGCTCAGCGACTTCAATAAAGAAGTTTCGCAGCTATACGACGCTTACTACGACGTCTGGTTGCCAGGAAAATTCGACTTGAAAGGCGTATCGAAAAGAGCGGCGTTTGTAATCGATAAAAACGGAGTAGTTCAATACGTTGAAGTGCTCGAAAATGCGGGCGACGAACCGGATTATAACGCTATTAAAGAAGCATTGAACAAACTTTCGTAAAGGGTGAATGATGATAGAAGAAGGTAAAAAAGCGCCGGCTTTTACATTACCCGATCAAAACGGCAAAAAGATATCTTTGAAAGATCTTAAAGGGAAAAAAAATATCGTCCTCTACTTTTATCCGAAAGACAATACAAGCGGCTGTACTAAAGAAGCTTGCGATTTCAGGGATACCTTCCCCGACTTCAAAAAAGTAAACGCCGTTATTATCGGTATCAGTCCGGATTCCGTGGAATCCCACAGGAAATTCGCGGAAAAATATGGACTTCCCTTTACGCTTTTGAGCGACGAAAAAAAGGAAGTTCTGGAAAAGTACGGCGTCTGGAAAGAAAAATCGATGTACGGCAGGAAATATATGGGAGTTGAGAGAACGACCGTAATAATAGACGAGAACGGGAAGATTCTCAAAATATTCCCGAAAGTAAAAGTTAATGGGCATTCTGAAGAAGTACTGAAAGCAATTCAAGAATCCGGAAAATGATTTACATTACAAGAAGGGAAGTCTTTTCGGCTTCCCATCGAATTTATAATCCGCAGCTGAGCGACGAAGAAAATTTCAGCCTTTACGGAAAATGCAGCAACCCGAACGGGCACGGGCACAATTACACTCTCGAAGTTACAATCACAGGCGAAGTCAATCCTGAAACCGGATATCTGATAGACCTGAAAAAATTGAAATCGATTATTCGTGAAAATGTAATCGATAAACTTGACCATAAGAATCTTAATCTGGACGTCGATTTCCTAAAGGATAAGATTCCCACTTCCGAAAATATAGTCTTAGGAATATGGAATCAGCTCGCGGGAAAAATACCCAACGGTAAACTCTACTCGATAAAGCTTTATGAAACCGAGAATAACTACATTGAATACAGAGGAGAATAGAGTTGGATAGAAAAGCAGTTGAAAATGCGGTGCTTACGATACTTAACGAAATAGGCGAAGATCCTTCGCGCGAAGGTCTAAAACGCACGCCCCATCGCGTAGCTAAAGCATATGAATACCTTACGCAGGGCTATAACAAAAAAATCGAAGATATCCTGAACGGAGCCATTTTCGAAGAAAAATACGACGAGATGGTAATTGTGAAAGATATCGATTTTTATAGTATGTGCGAGCATCATATGCTCCCGTTTTACGGAAAAGTTCACATTGCATACATACCGAACGGTAAAATTGTAGGGCTCAGTAAACTGCCGAGGATCGTAGACGCCTATGCCAGACGACTTCAGGTGCAGGAAAGAATGACTCAGCAAATTGCCGACACAATTGAAGAATATCTCAGTCCCGCTGGAGTGGCTGTTGTAATCGAAGCTTATCACATGTGTATGATGATGCGCGGCGTGGAAAAACAAAATTCGATAACTACTACAAGCGCCATGCACGGCGTATTTTCCGAAGACACGCGCACACGTTCCGAATTCCTTAATCTGATTGCACAAAAGAGGATATAATGAAAGAACTAAAAGAAGCGGTTTGGATAACCGGAGCAAGTTCCGGTATCGGCAAAGAATTGGCTCTCGAATTTGCCAATAAAAAGCATACGGTTATTGCTACGGCGAGAAGACTCAATTTACTGGAAGCTCTCGAAAAAGAAAATTCCCTTATTACGCCTTGTAAATTGGACGTATCCGACTTTGCCGAAGTGGACAAGTTTTATAAAGAATTTTCCTCCAAATATAAATTTAATGTATTGATAAACAACGCCGGACTTACGTCGTTTGAAAAAGCGGAAAACGACTCGATCGAAACAATAAAAAAAATAATCGAAGTAAATCTGCTCGGTTCGATTTATACGATTAAATCGGTATTGCCCGACATGATTGAAAGAAAAGAAGGAACGATTATCAATATTCTTTCTGTTGTAACAAAAAAAATTTTCAAAAACAGCAGCGCATATTCCGCCTCCAAAAACGGATTATACGCCTATCTGAATGTTTTGCGCGAGGAAGTAAGAAAGTACAATATAAGGGTAATTAA comes from Melioribacter roseus P3M-2 and encodes:
- a CDS encoding protein-disulfide reductase DsbD family protein, with translation MKLKLILLLLIPFIAGAQFGLQKNILKMELVEGQDVAYPNSNYRFAVKLNISEEWHINSNNPNEDFLIPTRLVSEDPRFQFAKIVYPEAKDLKFEFSDKPVSVFDGTIYIGALLRIDAALDEGYYSIPIKITYQACNNQSCLPPSSLTDTLHIKVVNEDTPVTELNSEILGNIDFGKASIEESNDNTIASTLESSGLLLSLLFVFLGGLALNLTPCVYPLIPITVGYFGGQSEGRTGRLFLLGSLYVLGMALTYSVIGVITALSGAVFGSLLQNTIVIVGIAVLFVVLSLSQFGVYEFKLPDSWVMKAGGAKSGYFGAFFMGLTMGIVAAPCIGPFVLGLVTYVAAKGDPVYGFWLFFVMALGLGLPYLFLALFSGKIKSLPRAGDWMEGVKHVFGFLLLGMAVYFVAPLFPKEINSYFLPIFGIAAAVILLVFDRTANNIKGFRIFKTVFSIIVLALSVYSLIPADKPELPWEKFTDEKYQISLDNGEKMIIDFYADWCIPCKELEAITFADAKVAGKMKEFKLFKVDMTQTISDETEKLRNKFNIVGMPTVLIIDSSGREVERLTGFVQPKEFFEIINAVE
- a CDS encoding 2-oxoacid:acceptor oxidoreductase subunit alpha: MAKASKIVEDVTVRFAGDSGDGMQLTGTQFTETTAIVGNDLSTLPDFPAEIRAPAGSLSGVSGFQLHFSSSEIQTPGDSPDVLVAMNPAALKVNLPDLKPGGTIIVNTDSFDDKNLRLAKYNSNPLEDGSLSNYNVIPIPLTQMTMETLKDMELSVKDKEKCKNFFALGLMYWMYNRPIDVTLKWLETKFKNKPEIMEANKKALMAGYNFGETTEIFTTRFEVKAAELPKGKYRNISGNEATALGFVTASLKSGLKLFLGSYPITPASEILHELSKYKEFDVVTFQAEDEIAGISSAIGASFAGALAITTTSGPGFSLKSEALGLALITELPLIVVDVQRGGPSTGLPTKTEQADLLQAFFGRHGEAPLAIIAAKSPADCFYMAIEASRIATKYMTPVVLLTDGYLAMGSEPLRIPDFEELPDISVKFRTDPEGFYPYLRDEKLSRPWAIPGTPGLEHRIGGLEKQNIYGSISYDPDNHEEMVKIRKQKIDNIANDIPELKVDGSDTDELLILSWGSTYGAIKEALRNARKQGYKVAHAHLTYLNPFPRNIKDVLDKYEKVLIPELNTGQLALLIKGRFLKDVIQLNKVKGRPFKVAEIENKIYEVLGGTNGN
- a CDS encoding 2-oxoacid:ferredoxin oxidoreductase subunit beta; translation: METKNLETKPKYTAKDFSSDVDVKWCPGCGDYSILAQVQRTSPDFGELKENIVWVSGIGCSSRFPYYMNTYGFHGIHGRAAAIATGVKLANPKLQVWVATGDGDSLSIGGNHFIHACRKNMDIKIVLFNNKIYGLTKGQYSPTSEKGKITKSSPYGTVDFPFNASKLADAAGATFFARTIDREPKHMQEMLKRAAAHKGLAVVEVYQNCPIFNDGAYAPLTDKTSKEDYVLYLEHGKPLVFGKNKDKGIKLDGLQPVVIDLNDGKHSVDDCWVHDEFDTDPTRGFILARFIDMDHMPTPIGVFRQVHKPTYDEEYWNQVEYVKSKKGAGDYNKLMYSVNTWDVE
- a CDS encoding DHH family phosphoesterase, with the protein product MNYYTELKNILDSHESFTITSHVNPDADAICSEIACFLLLKRLNKKVKIINHSPTPDNLKFLDETGDVELYNPDKHDDYIMSSEVVLFLDLNGISRTKSMESILRKSNAKKVCIDHHQEPENCFDFLLVETEAAATGEILYDFIKSTKIMEIDYQIALQLYSAIMTDTGSFRYERTSPKIHAIAGELLTKGVNPTEVYDKIYNQTDLNNLRLLGKAISSITTALNGRVAYMVITQADLRQYGAKESDVDGFVTYCMAVKNVVVGLLFLELEDGIKISFRSKGNIKVNKLAAEFGGGGHINASGARLYDKDIDKLIKNVILEAQKYIGD
- a CDS encoding leucyl aminopeptidase, whose protein sequence is MKFFVDTQKLDKQLESFLGLLNLKINPLYKEKFLDKETNEIKFHSSEGDPVAVILKKIKTDREFNSDFFRDYLAGLMIKLKNEPVDSMTLIVPPFKDFEKYFAGEKEFLRSMAEGLQLGNYSFDNYKSTAKKARPFEVNLHYSDNSLLKRVVTDTNYVMNAVFMARDLVNEPAIKLTPLELASRAKKELALPGVKVIVWNKKELEKRKMNAILAVGGASDNPPCMIIIHYKPAKSAKKKIALVGKGVTYDSGGLSIKPTSGMLDMKADMAGGAAVIGAIKAAALLKLPVELIGVVPAVENMIGGKSYKPGDVIISASGKTIEVKDTDAEGRIILADALHYVSGQKPHQIIDFATLTGACVVALGEIAAGLFTENNELAEGLLQASNTTYERLWQMPFWSDYEKMIESEIADVANLGPRWGGAITAGKFLQNFVDPDIPWAHIDIAGPALKHKSRSYTEKYNTGFGVRLIIDYLLYTINNGK
- a CDS encoding dodecin family protein, which codes for MSKSFEVIERVGISTESISEAIKSVLKEANEEKPVAWFEVVEQRGRLTSDGSVEFQVKIKIGRKL
- a CDS encoding redoxin domain-containing protein, encoding MALKIGDKAPDFALKNADGTTYKLSDYQGKKNVVLLFFPAVGSSVCEKELCSTRDSMKDYESLEAQVFAISVDGPFAQKLWADKHQFNFPLLSDFNKEVSQLYDAYYDVWLPGKFDLKGVSKRAAFVIDKNGVVQYVEVLENAGDEPDYNAIKEALNKLS
- the bcp gene encoding thioredoxin-dependent thiol peroxidase; protein product: MIEEGKKAPAFTLPDQNGKKISLKDLKGKKNIVLYFYPKDNTSGCTKEACDFRDTFPDFKKVNAVIIGISPDSVESHRKFAEKYGLPFTLLSDEKKEVLEKYGVWKEKSMYGRKYMGVERTTVIIDENGKILKIFPKVKVNGHSEEVLKAIQESGK
- a CDS encoding 6-carboxytetrahydropterin synthase, producing the protein MIYITRREVFSASHRIYNPQLSDEENFSLYGKCSNPNGHGHNYTLEVTITGEVNPETGYLIDLKKLKSIIRENVIDKLDHKNLNLDVDFLKDKIPTSENIVLGIWNQLAGKIPNGKLYSIKLYETENNYIEYRGE
- the folE gene encoding GTP cyclohydrolase I FolE, with product MDRKAVENAVLTILNEIGEDPSREGLKRTPHRVAKAYEYLTQGYNKKIEDILNGAIFEEKYDEMVIVKDIDFYSMCEHHMLPFYGKVHIAYIPNGKIVGLSKLPRIVDAYARRLQVQERMTQQIADTIEEYLSPAGVAVVIEAYHMCMMMRGVEKQNSITTTSAMHGVFSEDTRTRSEFLNLIAQKRI
- a CDS encoding SDR family oxidoreductase, producing MKELKEAVWITGASSGIGKELALEFANKKHTVIATARRLNLLEALEKENSLITPCKLDVSDFAEVDKFYKEFSSKYKFNVLINNAGLTSFEKAENDSIETIKKIIEVNLLGSIYTIKSVLPDMIERKEGTIINILSVVTKKIFKNSSAYSASKNGLYAYLNVLREEVRKYNIRVINVIPGATKTPIWDGGILEKFSHRMMPPSEIASLVYDLALIKSNVVAEEIILRPKEGDLE